The Diabrotica virgifera virgifera chromosome 10, PGI_DIABVI_V3a genome has a window encoding:
- the LOC126878545 gene encoding craniofacial development protein 2-like — protein MTLIILGDFNAKIGKEDYNRNVAGKETIHETTNDNGGEICNLAAATNTYIVSTGHKHKKEHKITWMIPGRMDGNQINHTLISKKWTQIVQEVRSYRGANEGTDHILLIAKLKMKIIKANNHKEGKRRKWNIANLKTQETKQQYTEQLEQKLGQYEHIEIEGEWKNIKKSIIETAEQIIGFQKNKESKEWFDEECHQKSQLKHLARNKWLQSAEQEQLDQYRKQKQEALKLYRRKKNTWISEQMQELETNNKDNKKLFE, from the coding sequence atgacattaataatattgggtgatttcaatgcaaagatcggaaaggaggactataatcgtaatgtagctggcaaagaaaccattcatgaaactacgaatgataatggaggagaaatctgcaacctagcagcagcaacaaatacatatatagttagtactgggcataaacataaaaaagaacacaaaataacatggatgataccaggaagaatggatggaaaccaaataaatcatactctaatttcgaaaaagtggacacaaatagtacaagaagtaaggtcatatagaggggcaaatgaaggcactgaccacatattgttgatagcaaaacttaagatgaaaataatcaaagcaaataatcataaggaaggaaaaaggaggaaatggaatatagccaatctgaaaacgcaagaaacaaagcaacaatatacagaacaactggaacagaaattgggtcagtacgagcacatagaaatagaaggagaatggaaaaacataaagaagagcataatagagacagcagaacaaataataggattccaaaaaaacaaagaatcgaaagaatggtttgatgaggaatgtcaccaaaaaagtcaactgaagcacctcgcaagaaacaaatggctacaaagtgccgaacaggaacaactggaccaatatagaaaacaaaaacaagaagcattgaaactctatagaagaaagaagaacacatggatctctgaacaaatgcaagaattagaaacgaataataaagacaacaagaaattgttcgaatag